A segment of the bacterium genome:
TTGGAGATGTTTTAAAAAAGGCACAAAACAAAATAAGATTAGCAGGTGAAGAGATAGACCAACTTGTTGGAGTAAGAACAAGAAAGATACAATCAAAACTTAAAAATGTTGAAGAACTCCCTTCAAATGAACCAGAAAACAGTCCCGATTAAAACCTACAAAAATCAAATTTAAAAGAAAAATAAGTGAAGTCTTGACAATACAAGTATTTCTGGTTATTTTATTATAAATTAAATTTTAACATTTTTAAGGAGCACTAATGTACGGAAAAGATTATTTATGTGATAAATGTGGCGATATATTGATGAAATGTCTTGCCTGTGGTGACGTTTTTTGTCCTATCTGCGATGGAAACTCAGAACCCGATAACTGTCCCATCTGCGACTCAGATGAGATAGTAACTGCAGACATAGAAGACCTTCTATTTGAAGAAGATGAAGACGAGGAAGACGAATAATTGTTTTTAGCCTAAAATAGCAAACCAATCCTTTTTTTATCACTATCATTCAATATTGCAAAAATAGACAACGATAATAAAGGATTGGTTTGTTACAAAAATTCCTTAACTGATAAACTAAAGAAATTTATTCTACCACGAAGGTCTTTTTTAAGTTTCCAACCATTACTTCAAACTCGCCAGGTTCAACCATCCATTCCATTTGAAGGTTTACAAAAGCAAGGTCCTCTGGTTTTAATGTGAACACAACATTACGTTCTTCATTAGGTTTCAACCAGACTTTTTCGAACCTTCTTAACTGCTTTATTGGGGTTTCCATACTGCTATATATATCATTTATATATAGTTGAACAACTTCTGCACCTTCTCTTTTACCTGTATTTTTTACCTTAACAGAAACTGTAACTTCACCTGCAGGTAATATTTTTTTAGGTGTTATTTTTAATTCAGAGTATTTAAATGTGGTATAACTAAGCCCATATCCAAATTCAAACAACGGTTCTGCTGCACTTAAAAGATAGTCCATCCCTAATTTTTCAGGTGAACCACGTCTCTTATAACTACCTCTTGCTGAAGGTTTATGGTTATAAAAAACTGGTAGGTGACCTGTTGAACGAGGTAAACTTACAGGTAGTTTTCCACTTGGGTTAACATCGCCCCATAGAATATCTGCGATAGCGTTCCCTTGCTCTTCTCCTGCAAACCAGGTTTCAAGAATAGCAGGTACATTTTCGGCTATCCAAGGAATAGCAAGGCTTCGACCGTTCACAAGAACAACTACTACCGGTTTTCCTGTTGCAACAATTTTTTTAACCAACTCTTCCTGAACTCCTGCCAATTCTACAAAGTGCATATCTCTACCCTCATTACATATTTCTTTTGCTTCTCCTATAAACAAAACAGACACATCAGATTTTTCTGCGAGAGCCACTGCTTCAGCAAAGCCAGAATCGTCTTTTTTCCATAAATCACAACCCTTAGCATACTCTACTTTTACTCCTTTTGGGGCTCTTTTTTTAATTCCATCAAGAGGGCTTAAAATGTTTTTATGAGCAACGCAGTAATCTCCAAGTTGAGCTTCTGTTGCGTTTGGTCCAATAACAGCAATAGATTTGATATCTTTTCCGAAAGGAAGAATATTGCCTTCATTTTTTAACAAAATAATAGATTCTTGAGCAACTTTTCGAGCAAAATTTTTATGTTCAACACAATTTCTAATCTTTTTAGTCTTCTGTAAATCTCCATAAGGGTTTTCAAATAGACCAAGAATAAACTTTAACCTCAACACACGTCTTACTGCTTCATCTACATATTTAACATCAACCTTGCCTTCTTTCACCATTTTAACCAATTTAAAACCATAGGATTTTACAGGAGCATCAACGTCCATACCAGCTTCTAATGCCATTTTACCTGTCTCCTCAAGGGTTCCTGCTACAAAATGGCGTGTCATCAACATCTCCACCGAACCCCAATCCGAAAAAGTGTATCCCTTAAACCCCCATTCGTGACGTAAAACTTTTGTAAGATACTCATAGTGACAAGCAAGCGGTACTCCATCTATTTCGTGGTATGCTGGCATAACAGAAAGAACACCAGCTTCCTTTACTGCAGCTTCAAATGGCCGTAAAAACATTTGTTTCATCTCTCTTGAACCAACACTAACAGGTCCGTGGTTTAGCCCTCCTTCTGGACTACCGTGGGCAACATAATGTTTTGCAGTAGCAGCGCAATGCTCTCGACCTAAAAGTGGCTCTTTTCCTTGTACTCCTTTAATATATTTAACACCCATCCTTTCAACAAGATATGGGTCTTCTCCGTAGGTTTCCTGCATTCTGCTCCACCGAGGTTCACGAGCAAGTTCTAAAACAGGAGAGAATAGTTGAGCAGCACCAGCCGCCCGAGCCTCTTTTGCGACTATTTCTCCCATCTTTTTTATTAGAGCAGTATCCCACGAACTTGCAACAGATATAGCGTGAGGAAATACAGTTGCTTCGGGTGCCCAATGTCCGTGAACACCTTCAGTTGTAACTAAAGCAGGAATCCCTAACCGTGTATTATTTAAAATATATTCTTGTGCTTCATTTACCATATTTATATAACCTTCGATGTTATCTTCAGGGTTTTCGTAAGAATGATAAACATAGTTTTGAAGGACACCGGTACCCAAATTATCTATTACTTCCTGCATTTTTTCTGGTGAAAACTTATATTTGTTTGTTTTAGCAACATTTTTTTTAGATGAAGCACCTCCAACATTTGGATCAGCGCCATAATCTCCATCGCCAATAACAATATCCCCAAAATAAGAACCACCTGTCTGATCGACTTTTTCTTCTAAAGTCATTTCTGCTAATAGTAATTCCACTCTTTGTTCTACAGTCTTTTTAGTATCTAACCAAACTTTGCAAATATCTTTTTTCTTGCTCATTTGTTCTCTCCTTAAAATATGGTATAATTAAAAAAATCTATCCATATAATATACAAAAAAACTAAAAAAGTCAAAACTTAACACCTAAACTTATGTAAAAGGAGGCAAAATGGAGGTAAAAGTAAATCAGTTAGAATGGAATGCAGCCCTGGCAGCGTTGAAACCTACCAAAAGGGACCTGGAATATGGTTTGCAATTACATAAAGAATCTATTGTTTGCGAACCGTATGGTTTTACTCCGGGAGCAACGTATGTACCAGCAAAAGATTTACAAGAGATGCTCGATAAAAAACCCTCAGCTTGGGAGGTGCATAAATATATACAGGAAACACGTCCTGTAAGTTGTATACTTGACCAACACCTCTGGGACCAGTATAAACTTGCTCTTGACCAGACAGGGATAACCTGCACTTTCCAGAACGCTGGTGAAGAAACCCAAGACCCTTTATGTATTTTGGAAAGATTAGCAAGGTTCACTCTTATTACTGATATGAAACAAGATTTTGTTTTTAAAGCAGTCACTCCTGACGATATAGTTAAAGCAAAAAAGGAGAATAAACATTGTCTCTACTTCACTTCAAATGGAGTTCCTTTATTACAAAGATGGGAATCTGCAGAAGAAGAGTTACACTTACTCAAACTGTTTTTTATGCTCGGAATAAGAATGATGCACCTAACTTATAACCGCAGAAATATGCTTGGCGACGGGTGTGCGGAACTTGCCAACGGCGGATTAAGCGATTTTGGAGAACTAGCAATAAAAGAGATGAACAGAGTGGGAATAATAGTTGATATAGCCCACACTGGTTGGCAGACCTGTTTGGACGCAATCAAAGTCTCATCCAAACCTGTTGTAGCAAGCCACTCAGTATGCCACGAACTTAACCATAACCATTACCGTTCTAAAAATGATGAAATAATAAAAGGTATAGCAGACAGTGGTGGATTTATGGGAATATGTAGCCTTCAAAAATTTATTGGTGGCAACGGCGGTATTCAAGATTTTATTAACCATATAGATTATGTTGCTAAAAAATTTGGAGCCGACTATGTTGCAATTGCAACTGATAGAGGGTATAGTTGCAGCCTTAGAGAAGGTCAGTTAGACAATCTGCCTAAAGCACCTCATAAAAAACCTATCTGGGAAAAACTTCATAGAGAAAAAGAGTTTACTCCTGAACAACTTGCTACATTTGAAAAAAATCTACCTGAACTCGCTTGGACAAACTGGCCTCTATACACAGTTGCTCTTGTTCAGAGAGGTTATTCTGATTCTGATATACGAAAAATTCTTGGTGAAAACGTTATAAGGGTTGCAAGAGAAGCATTAAAAGATACAGTTTATATACCTAAAACTGTTTAATAACGCTCCTCGTAACGACAAGGGCGAAAAGGGATGCGCCCCCTTTTGCCTTCTACCCTTGGGACTTGTTTGAGTACCCCCAAGGGAGGAGAGTAAAATTTAAGTGAAATTGCATCTCGTTTTTACAACTTCTCCAAAGGTGACAAAGTAAAGGATAAAGAAAAGAGGTAAGACAAGCACAAAAGGTCACATAACCAAATTCAGCAGAAGTCAGTTGAAACAAAGGAGAAAAAATGGGTATTAGTGTAGGTCTTGTTGGTTTAGGTGCATTTGGTACCAATTTTGTAGATGGTTTTAAAGCACACCCTTATGTTGACCGGATAGCATTATGCGACAGAGAGCCAGAAAGGGTAAAAAAGTTGGCAGAAGACCCGTTTATGCAACATAAGTTTGACCCGAAAGATGCTTACCCTACACTTGATGATATATGCAAAGCAGATCTGGATGCTCTTGTTATAATGACCCAACCGTGGCTACACGCTCCTCAATGTATTCAGGCGTTAGAATCTGGTAAACACGTAATGTCTGCTGTTCCCATTATAAGTGTTCCAGATAGCGACGAAATACTTGATTGGTGCGATAAACTGGTAAAAACTGTTGAAAAGACAGGTCAACATTATATGCTTATGGAAACCTCTTACTACCACCCTGAGATGATGTTCTTAAGACGGAAGAACGAAGAGGGTGCTTTTGGGAAATTTATAAGCGCTGAATGTGAATATAGCCATGATTATAGCGGAGCTTGGGGTTGCAATCTTGTTAAGGTTGGAAAGGATAGATACGCGAGTCAGGCAGGACAGGAATGGGGAAAGATTGTAAAAGAAAAATATACAGACAAAGGAATCCTACGCGGTTCAATGCACTATCCAACCCATTCTGTTTCAGGACCTTGCTCTATTATGAAAGCCCACGCTCTCAAGGTATCTGCCTTAGGGTTACCCGCAAGTGGTTATGACTATTACGCCAAAAATACTGCCTTTGTTAACACAACGGGTTTCTTCCATATGAGCAACGGTGCTACAATTACATCAAGAGAATACCGAGAAATAACCGGGCACGGGTATGAGATAAATATTTATGGAACAAACGGAACCTGGCGAGATAGAAAGTGGCATTGGACAAAAAGAGAGTATAACGATGACCCTGCAAACTTTCGACCAGAAAGCGGCACGGAGGTTTTAACTCCAGAAGAGATGCGAGATCCACTCCCCCGTGAGGTTCAAATAGGATTTATTCTATCTAAAAACCATTTTCTTTCAGTCAATGAAGTAGAAAATATGGACTTCAGTCCCACAGGACATTACGGTTCACATCCACATCTGGTACACGAGTTTATTGACTCTGTTTACAGAGAAAGAACTCCTGCCATAAACATTTGGGAAGCCGTAAGGTATATGGCAATGGGTGCAGTTGCTCATAAGTCCGCTTTAAAAGATGGAGAACTTCTTAATATACCTGATTGGGGAGATGCCCCTAAATAAAGTAAGGTGTAAAAAAGTATAAAGTGTTATTTATTCCTGTTTTTGCCTTCTACACTTGGGACTTATCCCGAGTACCCCAGAGGGAGGAAAATTTAGGTGGAATTGCATCTCGTTTTTACTACTTCTCCATAGGTGATGAAGTGAAGGATAAAGAAAAGAGGTAAGACAAACTCAAAAGGT
Coding sequences within it:
- a CDS encoding glycoside hydrolase family 3 C-terminal domain-containing protein, yielding MSKKKDICKVWLDTKKTVEQRVELLLAEMTLEEKVDQTGGSYFGDIVIGDGDYGADPNVGGASSKKNVAKTNKYKFSPEKMQEVIDNLGTGVLQNYVYHSYENPEDNIEGYINMVNEAQEYILNNTRLGIPALVTTEGVHGHWAPEATVFPHAISVASSWDTALIKKMGEIVAKEARAAGAAQLFSPVLELAREPRWSRMQETYGEDPYLVERMGVKYIKGVQGKEPLLGREHCAATAKHYVAHGSPEGGLNHGPVSVGSREMKQMFLRPFEAAVKEAGVLSVMPAYHEIDGVPLACHYEYLTKVLRHEWGFKGYTFSDWGSVEMLMTRHFVAGTLEETGKMALEAGMDVDAPVKSYGFKLVKMVKEGKVDVKYVDEAVRRVLRLKFILGLFENPYGDLQKTKKIRNCVEHKNFARKVAQESIILLKNEGNILPFGKDIKSIAVIGPNATEAQLGDYCVAHKNILSPLDGIKKRAPKGVKVEYAKGCDLWKKDDSGFAEAVALAEKSDVSVLFIGEAKEICNEGRDMHFVELAGVQEELVKKIVATGKPVVVVLVNGRSLAIPWIAENVPAILETWFAGEEQGNAIADILWGDVNPSGKLPVSLPRSTGHLPVFYNHKPSARGSYKRRGSPEKLGMDYLLSAAEPLFEFGYGLSYTTFKYSELKITPKKILPAGEVTVSVKVKNTGKREGAEVVQLYINDIYSSMETPIKQLRRFEKVWLKPNEERNVVFTLKPEDLAFVNLQMEWMVEPGEFEVMVGNLKKTFVVE
- a CDS encoding dipeptidase, yielding MEVKVNQLEWNAALAALKPTKRDLEYGLQLHKESIVCEPYGFTPGATYVPAKDLQEMLDKKPSAWEVHKYIQETRPVSCILDQHLWDQYKLALDQTGITCTFQNAGEETQDPLCILERLARFTLITDMKQDFVFKAVTPDDIVKAKKENKHCLYFTSNGVPLLQRWESAEEELHLLKLFFMLGIRMMHLTYNRRNMLGDGCAELANGGLSDFGELAIKEMNRVGIIVDIAHTGWQTCLDAIKVSSKPVVASHSVCHELNHNHYRSKNDEIIKGIADSGGFMGICSLQKFIGGNGGIQDFINHIDYVAKKFGADYVAIATDRGYSCSLREGQLDNLPKAPHKKPIWEKLHREKEFTPEQLATFEKNLPELAWTNWPLYTVALVQRGYSDSDIRKILGENVIRVAREALKDTVYIPKTV
- a CDS encoding Gfo/Idh/MocA family oxidoreductase, with protein sequence MGISVGLVGLGAFGTNFVDGFKAHPYVDRIALCDREPERVKKLAEDPFMQHKFDPKDAYPTLDDICKADLDALVIMTQPWLHAPQCIQALESGKHVMSAVPIISVPDSDEILDWCDKLVKTVEKTGQHYMLMETSYYHPEMMFLRRKNEEGAFGKFISAECEYSHDYSGAWGCNLVKVGKDRYASQAGQEWGKIVKEKYTDKGILRGSMHYPTHSVSGPCSIMKAHALKVSALGLPASGYDYYAKNTAFVNTTGFFHMSNGATITSREYREITGHGYEINIYGTNGTWRDRKWHWTKREYNDDPANFRPESGTEVLTPEEMRDPLPREVQIGFILSKNHFLSVNEVENMDFSPTGHYGSHPHLVHEFIDSVYRERTPAINIWEAVRYMAMGAVAHKSALKDGELLNIPDWGDAPK